AAGAGGGCAGCACAccttttgatttttacattttcttccatTACGTTTTAGCTGCTATAGCTTTGTAACTGTCTCGCTAACCTAATATTCTCATTTGATAACTGtattgtaaataaagatttatcttCATTCTCAAAGTTAAAACATTAGATGTCTGCTTCACCATTGATTTTAGACTTTTCTCTGTGAATTTGTCTGTTTATAACTAGACAACCTtcatactattatatttattcaattatttacaaataaaagttataagtAAAGTTATTTATAGTCAGTTAAAAACACTTGTATATACAACAACcattattgtttgaaatatatatatttttttacaaatataataaaacgatataaacaatatttactctTTGAGGACcaagatggttaaaaaaaaatcatatgcttatattgtttgtaaaaaaaactatataatgtCTTACGATGACTAtttgttaacttctttttttaattttagaacaacCAATGCACCGTCAACTAGAAATTTTTTTGTGGTCATTTCTTATTCAAAGTTTTTGTGCAACACACGAGTAAATACAgtgttgtgaaaaaattaaataaataaattaaagcattCCTTTTTACTTCTAACAAACTATGATTTCACTGCCAAcccaaaataataacaacaaacaattttacatattatgCAAAGAACACAATTAAATGTTCTgtaaaataaagaacataaacAGTCATTGagatcaatataataattattttttgtttttatatccaaACATTAATTGCGATATCACCTGTGActctaaataataacaaatgtaacATCTATCATAAGCGGACTGCTGTGaccatcaaacataaaaatttgattggtACCATCACCCTCAGTTTGACATTGACAAAATTTCACCAAATTGTCTTTCTCACATAAAATGAGATTGATGAAAAATCACCAGTTGgtctttttaacataaaacttaaccTGATGAAAAATCACGTATTCTTCAAaggattaaatcagaaaataatattattattttccacaagttcattatcagttataaatgtaattaaatcttattaaaaaaaaaaaattcttgtgttgaataaaaaatttattaagttcagCCTTTTCTGCTCACTTTATATTACATCTACATGTATATTCTGTTTCTTAACTTGTAGACATTCTGTATTTGGATAGTTAGTTGGAACTgtgatattcttaaaatatataatgagagGGCTGGATTTCTTGATATCTGtttcatatttatgaattattgttattattgaatcaacTTTTTGTTCCATTATTCTATCAGTCTAAAAGTATCCtttcatagttttttatttctctatctaAACGATTGTGTCTCCTTTGTCTCCTTTGTTATTATATCCAATTTTGGCAAATGATGAGTCTTGACCATTGTAAAATTtttggtattataattttatacattaattatttgtgtttaattctagttatctgatttttttaggttaatttaaagAATGATACTTCAGAAATAACTACAAAATCAGTTCGAGATGATTTACAAAGTGCTCCAGAAGATGAAGATGATGAGGAAGGTATGGTAATGGAAGAAGATgaagataatgaaaatgaaaatgaaagtgaagatgaagatgatgaatataTGTCTGAAGGAAATGAGGAAAAAACTGTATGGAGAGATAGGCCGTGTAAAGTATGCGGTAAAGTAGATTGTGAAGGTCATCCGACCGCTCGAcctagtgaaaataaatttgtttgtcttGTTTGTAGTGATATTTTTGAATCTCCTAAATTATTAGATGCACATTCTAAAATACATGATGCTGAAATGAGTGGGGGTAGTGGTTTATTAGAACGCGAATACTTTTACCGCCAACAAAAAGAATTGACTTGTAAagtttgtaaaaagattttagcgacgaaaatgattttaaaagaacACATGTTAATTCACACCGGGGAGAAACCGCATGTGTGTATGTTATGTGGTCGTGCGTTTAGGCATAAAGCAAATCTTGTTGTACATATAAATGCTCATACAATTGTTAAAACATTTGAATGTCCTATGTGTCCGCAGACATTTAGTATGAGAGTCGATTTGGAAGATCATAAAAAAACTCATACCGATCAGCAGTATGTATGTAATGTTTGCGGTGATTCATTTCATTCAAAACGAGTGCTTTGGACACATCAACAAATTCATAATAAACGTATTCAACGAAAGAAGAGAAGAGGTAACAGAAAAGGAGGTCTTCCATGTAGAATTTGTGGAAAGGTATAATACTATTTtccgatttaatattttttatattgtttttattatatctgtaaaaaaaaaatatagtgtaaacAATAAGGGTTGTATGTATAgagtgttaaaaataattcaagaattaGTGAGATAATTCCCTAATCAAAAAAAACTTATCAACATATGTCCTGAAATGCATAGTTTACCACCTACGCACAATTTcgtatttttaacaaagatttataTCTCAGGAATGTTTAATTGCATTGAGCTGAAATTTAGTATACTGCTAATAAACCTAGagatttacttatataaaaatagtgaACCTGATCTCTatcaatttcaaaatggcagtcatgtaaactttataattgtttatatcttTACAACCCCTATTTTACTTAAATGTTAATGCCATTACAAAATTGTTAAGTGTtctatgacaaagaaaatgacatgttatttattcaaatttgttcATGAATAATAAAGTTCTTCAAGAATTTTTGCCATAACtcaaaaattcttgaagtgagTTGCATGATTAAAAAACCAGTTATCATTTCctcctgaaaaaaattgaataattcaacATGCTCAGTctgaattgaataattttataatgttttttttttttttatcttcggtCATTTGATtgctttgatgcagctctccaagattccctatctaatgccagtcgtttcatttcggtacacatcctacatctctaacaatttgatttacatattcaaatgttgcctgcctgctcaatttttcccatctacctgtccctccaatatcaaagtaacaattctaggatgccttaatatgtggcctataagtctgtctgtctctttcttttaactatattttctaaatgcttctttcttcatcaatttgccgtaacacctcttcatttgtcattttatccacccatctgatttttaagattctcctataacaccgcatttcataagcttttaatgttttcttctcaggtactttgatcctcaaagtttcacttccatataaagttgagctccaaacatatactttaaaaaatgttttcctgatgtttaaattcatttttgatgtaagcaaattatatttctgactgaaggctatAACTTTATCTATGAATGAATctgaataaataaggtgtcactttctttgtcataaaatgcttaacatatttggtaataacataacatttaaataaaccaggaGTTGCAAAGAGAGTAAcagttaaaaagtttacatggtcgtcattttgaaattgattaagagatcaggttcattatttttatataaaaataatgatttttatctaGGTACCGTAACAGTATACATAATGTCAGCTTGATacaattaaccattcctgagaaataaatttttatgttaaaaatacagaaaGGCTGATAGCTGGTAAACTAAGCATTTCTAGACATGTTGATACaaagttttctcttttttgaTGTAGGGGCCTGCCACTCAATTTTTGATACGatttttataaacactgtatATTAGATATACATCGGgagtcctttttctttatttaaaaacccaTAGTAAGTTTAATGCATGGTAATTTTTTAACAGGTAAAATACAGTAGGCTAGATCAGTAAAGTAGGAAAATTACaactactttattaaaataatttattttaaaatgattttctgttaagtaagacttattttatttttaaaaataaactttgacattttttagttcataaaaatgtCAAGTgttagtaaaaatgtaaatgaaataaatttagtgtGTATGTTCATAAAAATGCCAACAGTATACAGTTCATAATGGTGAATCATTATTACAAACTACACACTCTTTTATCTTAAtcgaaaaatttccattactCACTGTTACATGACAAGTGAATTATGAGAGCAgcatgttgaatttttaattttatttcctctaaTGTTTGTGGTTGCTCGACATACACCTTGTTTTTGAGCAAACCCCAAAGAAAAGGTTGCTTGTGGACAAATTGGAAGATCTAGATGACCAGTGcccaatttttcaatataatataattcgTAAAGAGTTCAAAAGCAGTCATTGACAAATTTTTTCCACTGAAATGTCAAAATTTCTTCCACTGTTTTGACAGACAAATGTCAACCCAGTCTTCATTGGAACCACATAATTTGTACAAATGGAATTGATTCTTGCCTCAAAAATGTTGTGACTAGTGCAACAACTGCATTAACAGTTGTAGCATTTCttcaatcatatttaaaaaaagaatggtcTAATAATGCCAGACGATGAAAGTGTAGATAGCTCACTGTTACCTTCAAACTATGCAATGGTTTCTCATGTAAGGGTCAATCCAAGGGTGAttcaagggtggttgcttgaccaattcaaaaaaaaattgaaatgtacccacttgtttcctatgTGTCTCAgtaccttaaaactattttaaaaaattttttatttaagcagtttacctatGGCGGACATTTTTGTTCTGATgtggctggtgataaaaatctcaaattccCACAAGTTACTTacttatagcaaataaaaaagtttgttgtGTATTGGACTAATAAAGAAgttataacttctcaaaaatcatgaagaacctgttaaaagcgataccattttgacttgctaaataagtgctccaaggtagtttcttgtcttcttggtactttaatattttt
Above is a genomic segment from Lycorma delicatula isolate Av1 chromosome 12, ASM4794821v1, whole genome shotgun sequence containing:
- the LOC142333354 gene encoding uncharacterized protein LOC142333354, whose protein sequence is MKNGKSDVDLNSESSRWKAQWQVIGSDLEENWAVDDVTDYINKFDNKVNLKNDTSEITTKSVRDDLQSAPEDEDDEEGMVMEEDEDNENENESEDEDDEYMSEGNEEKTVWRDRPCKVCGKVDCEGHPTARPSENKFVCLVCSDIFESPKLLDAHSKIHDAEMSGGSGLLEREYFYRQQKELTCKVCKKILATKMILKEHMLIHTGEKPHVCMLCGRAFRHKANLVVHINAHTIVKTFECPMCPQTFSMRVDLEDHKKTHTDQQYVCNVCGDSFHSKRVLWTHQQIHNKRIQRKKRRGNRKGGLPCRICGKFLSTKNTLKEHIMIHSGEKPHECLLCGKTIRHKANFIIHVQSHSAIETYMCNLCDLEFSRKRELKYHKQEAHGSKPFHCILCGESFRKEEGLMNHVESRHGDNPVKKKDDDDDYNQYDTIFQPHLLEGLGAKT